From the Spiribacter sp. 2438 genome, one window contains:
- a CDS encoding ABC transporter transmembrane domain-containing protein, whose protein sequence is MQKLSGLARLASYLKPYWPQALMAGTALLVAAGSVLAIGQGLRLLIDEGFASRSPGTLDRMLLLTTGVVVILAAASALRFFFITWIGERIAADLRRDVFNRLLALEPEFYTRNGVGEIQSRMTTDTALLQSMLGSTFSMALRNALMLAGALIMLVVTSPGLTALVIIGIPVVIAPMFFYGRRVRRLSRLSQDRIADVGSYAGEALGGIETVQAFVHEPVDRRDFSVRVEEAFHTAVRRIRQRAGLNAVVLLLAFTGVALILWRGGHAVLAGDMSAGELSAFVFYAVLAAGAVGVLSEVAGEVFRASGAAERLFELLDAEAAIAPPAVPIALPDPPRGELRLQGVTYAYPSRPEAPALRGLDLTVRSGETLALVGPSGAGKSTLISLLLRFADPQSGRIQLDGVDLRDADPAEIRARAALVAQSPVLFTGTVRSNIRFGDPQATDEAIEAAARAANCGDFVAALPEGFDTWVGPGGVQLSGGQRQRLAIARAILRDPAVLLLDEATSSLDAESERQVQSALERLLQGRTSVVIAHRLATVMHADRIAVLEDGQLRAVGTHGALLEQDALYAHLAALQFREPAAALSA, encoded by the coding sequence ATGCAGAAACTCTCCGGACTGGCCCGTCTCGCCAGCTACCTGAAGCCCTATTGGCCGCAGGCCCTCATGGCTGGCACGGCATTGCTGGTCGCCGCCGGCAGCGTGCTGGCTATTGGCCAGGGCCTGCGGCTTCTGATTGACGAGGGGTTTGCCTCCCGCTCGCCCGGCACCCTGGATCGCATGCTGCTGCTCACCACTGGGGTTGTGGTCATTCTGGCAGCGGCATCCGCCCTGCGGTTTTTCTTTATTACCTGGATTGGCGAGCGCATTGCCGCAGATCTACGGCGGGACGTGTTCAATCGGTTGCTGGCGCTGGAGCCGGAGTTCTACACCCGCAATGGCGTTGGCGAGATTCAATCCCGCATGACCACCGACACCGCGCTACTGCAGAGCATGCTCGGGTCGACGTTCTCGATGGCGCTGCGCAATGCATTGATGCTGGCAGGCGCCCTGATCATGCTGGTGGTCACCAGCCCCGGGCTGACGGCTCTGGTCATTATTGGGATCCCGGTGGTGATCGCGCCGATGTTTTTCTACGGCCGGCGAGTGCGTCGGCTCTCGAGGCTCAGTCAGGACCGGATCGCCGACGTGGGCAGTTATGCCGGTGAAGCACTGGGCGGAATCGAAACCGTTCAGGCATTTGTCCACGAGCCGGTGGATCGGCGGGATTTCTCGGTGCGGGTTGAAGAGGCGTTTCACACCGCCGTCAGGCGTATCCGTCAGCGCGCCGGCCTCAACGCCGTGGTGTTGCTGCTCGCATTCACTGGCGTCGCGCTGATTCTCTGGCGAGGCGGTCATGCGGTCCTGGCCGGGGACATGAGCGCCGGTGAGCTTTCCGCCTTTGTTTTTTATGCGGTGTTGGCGGCCGGTGCGGTGGGCGTGCTCTCGGAGGTGGCGGGCGAAGTATTCCGGGCTTCTGGGGCCGCGGAACGACTGTTTGAGCTGCTGGATGCCGAGGCCGCCATTGCTCCGCCTGCAGTCCCCATTGCCCTGCCGGATCCGCCCCGGGGTGAGCTGCGGTTGCAGGGAGTCACCTATGCCTATCCCAGTCGCCCGGAGGCGCCGGCACTGCGGGGCCTGGATCTGACCGTGCGAAGCGGAGAAACGCTGGCGCTGGTGGGGCCATCCGGAGCTGGCAAAAGTACCCTCATTTCGCTGCTGCTGCGCTTCGCCGACCCCCAGTCCGGCCGCATTCAACTGGATGGTGTCGACCTGCGCGACGCGGATCCGGCGGAAATCCGCGCCCGGGCGGCGTTGGTGGCCCAGTCCCCGGTGCTATTTACCGGCACGGTTCGCAGCAACATCCGGTTTGGTGACCCGCAGGCCACTGATGAGGCGATTGAGGCCGCCGCCCGGGCGGCCAATTGCGGGGATTTTGTCGCGGCCCTGCCGGAGGGGTTTGACACCTGGGTCGGCCCCGGTGGCGTGCAGCTCTCGGGGGGTCAGCGCCAACGCCTGGCCATCGCCCGAGCGATTCTGCGGGATCCGGCGGTGCTGTTGCTGGACGAGGCCACCAGCAGCCTGGATGCCGAGAGCGAGCGGCAGGTACAGTCCGCCCTGGAGCGGCTGCTGCAGGGTCGTACCAGTGTGGTGATTGCCCATCGACTGGCGACGGTGATGCACGCCGACCGTATCGCGGTGCTGGAGGACGGACAGCTGCGGGCGGTGGGCACCCATGGCGCGCTGCTGGAGCAGGATGCCCTGTACGCCCATCTGGCCGCATTGCAGTTTCGGGAGCCGGCCGCCGCGCTTTCCGCCTGA
- the cynS gene encoding cyanase: MTKDEMREQILSAKKANKVSWEQLGDSTGLSPVFLCSACLGENSMTPEDAKALAGVLGLEPGVAEALADYPDKGQRYETMVSDPLVYRLNEIVMVYGETLKEVIQEKFGDGIMSAIDFTMDVEKVEDPKGDRVKITMNGKFLPYKRW; encoded by the coding sequence ATGACAAAAGACGAAATGCGCGAGCAGATTCTGTCAGCGAAAAAGGCCAACAAGGTCAGCTGGGAGCAGTTGGGAGACAGCACCGGCCTGTCCCCGGTCTTTCTCTGCTCCGCCTGCCTCGGTGAAAACAGCATGACACCGGAGGATGCCAAGGCGCTGGCTGGTGTTCTGGGCCTCGAGCCGGGGGTAGCGGAAGCCCTTGCCGACTACCCGGACAAGGGGCAGCGGTACGAAACCATGGTGTCGGATCCTCTCGTCTACCGCCTGAATGAAATTGTGATGGTCTATGGGGAGACCCTCAAGGAAGTCATTCAGGAGAAGTTTGGCGACGGCATCATGAGCGCAATCGATTTCACCATGGATGTGGAGAAGGTAGAGGATCCGAAGGGTGATCGCGTCAAGATCACCATGAACGGAAAATTCCTGCCTTATAAGCGCTGGTAG
- a CDS encoding bifunctional enoyl-CoA hydratase/phosphate acetyltransferase, protein MTVTRGMPRNTQLIENRTFDEISEGDTATLEKRLTMEDIKLFAVMSGDVNPAHVDEDFARSSRFNELIAHGMWGGALISTVLGTKLPGPGTIYLGQTLRFRGPVTLGDRVSVTVTVKEKLPEKGHIIFTCECLNQDGTVVLDGEARVLAPTEKISRPRKPMPSVRLAERGRLAEMLANGEHQAPVTAAVVHPVNAETLRSVVEAARLNLIEPYLVGPQARIREAAEEAEVDIEGYELINAQHSHAAAEGAAEIAASGDVQMIIKGALPRDEVLHAVMRRETGLRTERVPSHVMAFDVPTYPRPLLISDPQINIHPSLYDKCDIVRNAIDLAHALEIETPRVALLSSSETIDPNLPSTLDAAAVCKMADRGQIKGALLDGPMAFDVAISAASAQARHIDSQVAGRADILVAPDLEAASLLVKQLGHLADARGAGLLMGLRVPVVMSDRADDVPTRVTGIGLARRFLDYADESGRSELARAMA, encoded by the coding sequence ATGACCGTAACCCGGGGCATGCCGCGAAATACTCAGCTCATCGAAAACCGGACCTTCGATGAGATCAGCGAAGGGGATACCGCCACCCTCGAAAAACGCCTGACCATGGAGGACATCAAGCTGTTCGCCGTGATGTCCGGCGACGTCAATCCGGCCCATGTGGACGAGGACTTCGCCCGCAGTAGTCGCTTCAATGAGTTGATTGCCCACGGTATGTGGGGCGGGGCGCTCATCTCCACGGTGTTGGGGACCAAACTGCCCGGTCCCGGCACCATCTATCTGGGGCAGACCCTGCGGTTTCGAGGACCAGTCACTCTCGGTGACCGGGTCTCGGTAACGGTCACGGTCAAGGAAAAGCTGCCCGAGAAGGGCCATATCATTTTTACCTGTGAGTGCCTGAACCAGGACGGCACGGTGGTGCTGGACGGAGAGGCCCGGGTACTGGCTCCCACCGAAAAAATCAGTCGACCGCGAAAGCCCATGCCCAGTGTCCGCCTGGCGGAGCGGGGACGACTGGCCGAAATGCTGGCCAATGGGGAGCATCAGGCGCCGGTCACGGCGGCGGTGGTTCACCCGGTGAATGCGGAAACGCTGCGCTCGGTGGTGGAAGCTGCCCGGTTGAATCTGATCGAGCCCTACCTGGTGGGACCCCAGGCGCGCATCCGCGAGGCCGCGGAAGAGGCCGAAGTGGACATTGAGGGCTACGAGCTCATCAATGCCCAGCACAGCCATGCCGCGGCCGAGGGCGCGGCAGAAATCGCGGCCTCCGGCGATGTTCAGATGATCATCAAGGGAGCACTGCCCCGGGATGAAGTGCTGCATGCCGTCATGCGCCGGGAGACCGGGTTGCGGACCGAACGGGTGCCGAGTCACGTAATGGCCTTTGACGTTCCCACCTATCCGCGTCCGCTATTGATCTCGGATCCGCAGATCAATATTCACCCGAGCCTCTATGACAAGTGCGACATCGTTCGCAACGCCATTGATCTGGCCCACGCCCTGGAGATCGAGACGCCCCGGGTGGCGCTGTTGTCCTCATCCGAGACCATTGACCCGAACCTGCCGTCGACACTGGACGCGGCGGCGGTCTGCAAAATGGCGGATCGCGGGCAGATCAAAGGCGCGCTGCTGGACGGGCCCATGGCCTTTGACGTCGCAATTTCAGCGGCCAGCGCCCAGGCTCGCCACATCGACTCCCAGGTGGCGGGGCGGGCAGACATTTTGGTGGCCCCGGATCTCGAAGCCGCCAGTCTGCTGGTCAAGCAGCTCGGGCATCTGGCGGATGCTCGGGGCGCCGGCCTGTTAATGGGTCTGAGAGTGCCGGTGGTGATGAGTGACCGGGCAGACGATGTGCCCACCCGGGTCACGGGGATCGGGCTCGCCCGCCGGTTTCTCGATTATGCGGATGAGTCCGGGCGGTCGGAGTTGGCCAGGGCCATGGCGTGA
- a CDS encoding ribbon-helix-helix domain-containing protein — MCEVYSSTPRNLYESTTRSVRLHGFVTSVRLENEFWTILEELSASQGLSVPQFISEIHDEVLARQGEVHNLASLLRVCCARYIERRQNPPSAVAI; from the coding sequence ATGTGCGAAGTCTATTCATCGACTCCGAGGAATCTTTACGAGTCCACTACCCGGTCGGTTCGACTGCATGGTTTCGTCACCAGTGTTCGCCTGGAGAACGAGTTCTGGACCATCCTTGAAGAACTGAGCGCCAGCCAGGGGCTGTCCGTGCCCCAGTTCATCAGCGAAATTCATGATGAGGTGCTCGCCCGCCAAGGCGAAGTGCACAATCTGGCGTCTTTATTGAGGGTCTGCTGTGCCCGCTACATCGAACGGCGACAGAATCCGCCATCGGCAGTGGCGATCTAG
- the fabI gene encoding enoyl-ACP reductase FabI has translation MAAPGTDSPFSLKNRVGIVLGLANQQSIAYGCARAFNALGAEQIVTYASEKAERHVSPLAPDLGDPELRLCDVQDPDSVQALFDRARERWGRVDFVVHSVAFAPLEDLHGRLVDSSIEGFNLAMDVSCHSFVRLARAAEPLMGDGGSLLCMSYDGANRVIPNYSLMGPVKAALESVTRYLAAELGPAGVRVNAVSPGPIHTRAASGLKDFDELAEKAASRSPLRRLASIDDVGHTAAWLVSDAGAGVTAGVHYVDAGDHVIG, from the coding sequence ATGGCAGCGCCGGGAACGGATTCGCCATTTTCACTGAAAAACCGCGTTGGAATCGTACTCGGCCTGGCTAACCAGCAGAGTATTGCTTATGGCTGCGCCCGGGCGTTCAACGCCTTGGGGGCGGAGCAGATCGTCACCTACGCCTCGGAAAAGGCCGAGCGTCATGTTTCGCCACTGGCGCCGGACCTCGGTGATCCCGAGCTCCGGCTTTGTGATGTGCAGGACCCGGATTCGGTCCAGGCCCTGTTTGACCGGGCCCGGGAGCGCTGGGGACGAGTGGATTTCGTGGTCCATTCCGTGGCTTTCGCGCCCCTGGAGGACCTGCATGGACGCCTGGTGGACTCTTCGATAGAAGGTTTCAACCTGGCCATGGATGTCTCCTGTCATTCATTTGTTAGATTGGCCCGCGCCGCAGAGCCTTTGATGGGTGATGGCGGCTCATTGCTGTGCATGAGCTATGACGGCGCCAATCGGGTGATCCCCAATTACAGCCTGATGGGGCCGGTCAAGGCGGCGCTGGAGAGTGTCACCCGTTATCTGGCAGCCGAGCTGGGCCCCGCGGGGGTTCGGGTGAATGCGGTTTCCCCCGGTCCAATTCATACCCGCGCGGCCTCGGGGCTGAAGGATTTCGATGAGCTGGCCGAGAAAGCCGCCTCCCGGTCGCCATTGCGCCGTCTGGCCAGCATCGATGATGTCGGGCATACGGCCGCCTGGCTGGTGTCGGACGCCGGCGCTGGGGTCACCGCTGGTGTTCACTATGTGGACGCCGGGGATCATGTCATTGGCTGA